CCAAACTCTTGGATCATCCATTTGTGAATAGATCGATGCGGTCTATACGATCTATGCGGACGTCTTCGCGCCTAAATTCGTCTACACGTGGCATGAGTGTATTGAACTGAGGACAACTGCAACACATTGACAAAATTGTAAGTTGATcttctatcttttttttacataaatATTGGTTAGTTACTTATGGTTCCTATATGGTGGTTTTGCTTCATGAACCCGGAGAAGTCGAGAACCATGTTGCTCACagcaattttttatttagacTACACAACTTTCTTGCACTAAGTTGCCATTTGTTCTTCTATAAGCCATGGTTTATTTGACTTCTGGGTTCTGACTTGTGTGCTTATTCTATTTCCAGATATTAGTCATTGGTAATCATGTGGAGCTGGCTGGGAAAAGGAtgattccttctttttttaaccaaGAAACAGGATTGTCAACCCGCATCCTGGTAGCCTCTTGTTGCATTAGTTGATTCTTTATCATATTTACAGGGGAGATGTTCTCGTGATCCGGCTATATTCTTCTGCCCGGAGAGTAGAGTAAATGTGCACCCGAGCACATGAGCATAGTGTAAAGTAGTACTAGTAAGTAGATGTAGATATGCACGCATGTTCATGTGGCGATTGCCTTGATGTCAATGTCATGGTGTGGTGTGACTGTGTGAGATTCATTGCCTGATCCAACTGCAAGACAGAGGAGAGCAAGGGGGGGCTTCGCTTTGGAACTTACGAGAACATACAGTAGTTATCTTGGAATTGCTTGTGCCTTACGAACTTATGCCAAGGCAGGACCGTGCGGCAAAATTTTCTCTGAATTGTACGGGCGTTCCTAGGAAGTTTCTTCCGTTGGCTGGTGCTCGCCATTTGGCATGTATCGACCGTTCTGCTTTAGCTTTTCGCCATCTAACGCGTTAGTTGCTGACTCAAGTTGCCTGCTTCTGTGtgcctttgtttttttaagaaaaatcaTTGTCTACCACATCAATATAAACGACGAACAAGAAGTGCTTACAGTTCAACCCTCAGGAACGGTCCGTCGGCCCGTCGCCTGGACAAAATTTGAAGGATAAGTCGACGGACTGCCTACCTGGCCATATTTACCGTAGTATTCACTAAAATAAAGACCATTTTAATTCATATACTTTGTAATAATGACTAATACTATACTGAAACCGAGAGtataatacggagtattagTTATTATTATATGAATTAAAATGGTCCTTAAATCTTGTTGGCCatataatacggagtagatgTTTTGGCTTTGTCCTAATGATGCTGCAAAACTGTTGGAAATCTTTCGACGTCACTTACGGCAAATCTAAATCTTGTTCTGGGTTCTTGTGATGCCTGGGTTTCCATGCCGATTGTCAGATAATCATTCTTCTATGCCCCCTGCTTTCTTACGTGTAGCTCTATGTAAAGTGTCGCCATCAATCAATACAAAGCCAGGTTTgccgtaaaaaaaagaaatattacTTGATCCAAGAAATAGGGTATACCACAGAGCGGATAAAAGAGTAAATTAGTTCAGCGTGGAAGAATAACCAAAGTCGGCACGATACACTGAAGCAACAGCCACCCCATGGCAAATTGGTTTTCTCATTGTATCTATGATATGACGAATGGATCTTCATTACAAATTTGGAACTGATGGGCTTACATGAGACAATTGTGGCGAAAAAACTTCCATTCTGTGCAAACCCCACATCTACGGGAATGCTTTTCCAGACCCATAGGTGCTGGACAAGAATAGCATGGTCGACTGAATTTTCTGGGTCAGCAATAACGCCACAGCAGGCGCACGGGACTGATGGTTCGAGTTTACATCAGAGCTTTGGCCAACTTTGTCTAGGAAGCAGATTGAACCCTCCTGGACTCCAAAAGCTTCAGCTCTTCACGCCAACCCTCGATCTTTTTCGTTTTCTCCAGTTGATCAGGTTTCAATTTTTCTGGCTCCCCTTGCACTTGTGCCTCAGCTAAGCGTATCTGTCAGAATCAAGACAAAACCATCTCAAGTTAAAACTCATCCTATTTGAATAGCATAAGTCGCaatccaaaacaaaacagGAGGATATGAATTAACCAGAATGCcccaaaacaaagaaaaacaccATTCAAGAAAATCAAATCCTGAACATGTCGTTTCAGTTATATTTAGTTCAATACTGACAAATCAAATCTCCTCATCTACTATGGCTGCCCCTACAAAGCTATAGGTTTAAAGCATGGACATGATAATACCTTAAATGTCCTGTAAGAACaacagaaataaaacaacataGTCCATAATTGATAAAGCTGCATTACATGTCCTCCATCTAAAAAATTAATAAACAAAAACTGATTTCCACATCAGATTCTTGACAGTTGGCATGAAATAACCAGAAAGTAGGAGAAACCCGGTTACAGTAAGCCAGAGACAAATTATCATTGATTACAAGGTACTCAATTACAAAATATAAGGCATATTaggtttcattaagacaaggctttgaccaagaaataCTTTGTTAGTACATATGTGATTTATGTGATATGAAAATGGTGTCAAAAGATTTGTTTCCAGAAGTACTTACTTATAATTGTGATTTTATATCACCTAAACCACATGTTCAcagagtaattcttggtcagagtcgtgtcttaacgaaacctaATACGTGTTATATTTCAAAAGAGGGAGTACCAACTAATTCCGCAAAAAAATACTTAAAATGTGAAACTAATGCTCAAAGTTTTGGAAGATTTTGCATGAAACAACAAATCTAACTTACTAGTAGATCCTAGTGAAAATCTACCCATTCCAGGACCCAGCATAGCCAGCAAGTGGTATAAAAATGCCTTCAAGAACTGGACTGGGAACAGGATAACGCTTGGCTTATCTTTGTGTTGCAAAATAAAGGCACCAATAAATTTTGAACAGTACACACAGGCAGATGAGTGAAGGAGcaagggaggagggagaaccTTTTTCTTCAGTGCTCGGATTTTCTTATCTATCTCGGGAGCAGATGACTCTGATTGCAAGTTGTCAGTAGCATTTGTGGAAGGGGTTGCTACAAGAGGAGATTCAGAAATAGCAACCCCACTTAGCTGCTCTGCTACACTGTCCACCATATCACTCTGCTTATTAGTCGAAGAAAGAACCGTGTGAGTTTCTCGGGCATCAGCCTCCTCTATATCCAAGCTCTTTCCTTTATCATTTGTTGAACTACCCTGCTAATGAATAAGAAAATGTCCAGTATCAACCATAAATCCATTGCATAAACCAGATAGTTTTTCGATGTAAAAGATATCCAATCATTATGATGCTAGTACAATACAAGCatacataaaaaaatgtttttgttgGCCCAATTATAGACCAGGGAATTTATGAATAGAAATTTCCTATTGTTTTAAAATCCTCGAGGTTATATTTGACATAATATTAATAGCTCATTTCATATTAGCATATTGTGTATAAGATATTGTCACATTTAAGAATTGTGCAGTAAAACTTGCTGTACCATGGCAGCTGTGCTGTGTCCCTTTTGCTTGTTCAATAATTGATTAATGTTTGGGTGGTTGTTACTTGACCCCATTGCTACTTGAGTCAGAAGAGGCTAAATGAGCTTGCCGCATGACTTGAACAGATACCCCTGTTGCACTGTTGCCAGAAGGACAGTCATGAACAATATGCCATTGTGTCACTTTGTTCAGGTCAGTTTGATTTCTCACATCACACTTATGTTTAAGCAAGAGCTACATCATGGATAGTACATAATTCTTGATCAGGTGTCCAGATCCCCATTGTCGCCATATCGGTGCTAACCAAGATGAGAACTACAATCATGATGACAATACTAAGAAACGGGGCTAGATGGGTGTAATAAGAAAATGTGCATGCCATGCAGCAATAATAGTCGACAACTAGACTGGAAACTGGAATAGATTACTAGAGCTTGAGAATGTTGCATGTGCTCATGGTGCCTGAAGCCCTGATAGAACATGAGCTCGAGCATTGCAACAAGTGAACACACAAACAATGTTGCGAACTGTTGCCGTCATGAATCACTAATTCGTTCAAAACGAGGAAATGATGAGACAGCATGATTGAGATGAGAAGCATGACTGTTTGGTTTAGAAAATAGAGCAAGAGGGGGCACACGGACAGCTAAATAATGGTAATAAAACAATTTCCTGACTGTGTTATGCTAGATTTATACAGCCATGGGTATGTATATTACTGCAGCCCTACTAATCATGTCTTTGTGGAGATAGATGATATACACATATGATTGTCAGCTGCAACAACAACTCAAACTATCAGTATCACTATGAGCACAAGAAGTTAAAAGTCTTGCGGAGCACACAGGAAAAGTCATCAGTTAAAACTGGCATAGTTCTTTGGCCGAAGATATTGATGTTTATGCTTTTGTCGGAACTGAGCTCTAAATCAAAATATCAGAGAGATAACAGCACTGTTCAACCTCAACATAACGAATAAATGAGCAAAGGTCAATGCTGTACTCGATTGCGTTTGCGAGAAACCTACCTATAGCCTAGCTAATTCAACCAAATCTGACGATTTCTGTAGCATCAATGGTGACACAATGACCAGACAGGAAGCCTACCTGGTGCCGTTTCTCCTTACGCCGCTCATTGCGCTTTGCTGCCTTCGTCTTGGGCTTGGCATCGAGCGCAGGATCGTACCCCGGTGTCACGTCGGGCCCTGACTTCCTCATCTGCACCGAGCACGAAACAAGCTTAAGCCCCCATCCCCAATAAGAACGACGAGACCAACAACGGAACAGCTTTGGTGAGAGAGTAGTTGTACGAGGAAGAGTGTGGGGACTCACGAGGGCGCC
This is a stretch of genomic DNA from Brachypodium distachyon strain Bd21 chromosome 1, Brachypodium_distachyon_v3.0, whole genome shotgun sequence. It encodes these proteins:
- the LOC100837845 gene encoding partner of Y14 and mago isoform X1, which codes for MDTAASDGSSSEQRRLLTIPKEGERIIAPTRRPDGSLRKEIRIRAGYVPQDEVAIYQSKGALMRKSGPDVTPGYDPALDAKPKTKAAKRNERRKEKRHQQGSSTNDKGKSLDIEEADARETHTVLSSTNKQSDMVDSVAEQLSGVAISESPLVATPSTNATDNLQSESSAPEIDKKIRALKKKIRLAEAQVQGEPEKLKPDQLEKTKKIEGWREELKLLESRRVQSAS
- the LOC100837845 gene encoding partner of Y14 and mago isoform X2, with the translated sequence MDTAASDGSSSEQRRLLTIPKEGERIIAPTRRPDGSLRKEIRIRAGYVPQDEVAIYQSKGALMRKSGPDVTPGYDPALDAKPKTKAAKRNERRKEKRHQGSSTNDKGKSLDIEEADARETHTVLSSTNKQSDMVDSVAEQLSGVAISESPLVATPSTNATDNLQSESSAPEIDKKIRALKKKIRLAEAQVQGEPEKLKPDQLEKTKKIEGWREELKLLESRRVQSAS